Proteins from one Flavobacterium sp. N2038 genomic window:
- a CDS encoding GIY-YIG nuclease family protein gives MDEFVVYILYSKRFKKTYTGFTSNLIERFKSHNFLETKGYTPKFRPWIVIHVEFFNSKTEAMKREKYLKTGIGREFIKNFVFKV, from the coding sequence ATGGATGAATTTGTTGTCTACATTCTTTATTCTAAAAGATTCAAAAAAACTTATACAGGTTTTACTTCTAATTTAATTGAAAGATTTAAATCGCATAATTTTCTTGAAACAAAAGGTTATACACCAAAATTCAGACCATGGATAGTAATTCATGTAGAATTTTTTAATTCTAAAACTGAAGCAATGAAAAGAGAGAAATACCTAAAAACAGGTATAGGAAGAGAGTTTATTAAAAATTTTGTTTTTAAAGTTTAG
- a CDS encoding GIY-YIG nuclease family protein gives MDEFVVYILYSKRFKKTYTGFTSNLIERFKSHNFLETKGYTPKFRPWIVIHVEFFNSKTEAMKREKYLKTGIGREFIKNFVFKV, from the coding sequence ATGGATGAATTTGTTGTCTACATTCTTTATTCTAAAAGATTCAAAAAAACTTATACAGGTTTTACTTCTAATTTAATTGAAAGATTCAAATCGCATAATTTTCTTGAAACAAAAGGTTATACACCAAAATTCAGACCATGGATAGTAATTCATGTAGAATTTTTTAATTCTAAAACTGAAGCAATGAAAAGAGAGAAATACCTAAAAACAGGTATAGGAAGAGAGTTTATTAAAAATTTTGTTTTTAAAGTTTAG
- a CDS encoding GIY-YIG nuclease family protein translates to MDEFVVYILYSKRFKKTYTGFTSNLIERFKSHNFLETKGYTPKFRPWIVIHVEFFNSKTEAMKREKYLKTGIGREFIKNLVFKV, encoded by the coding sequence ATGGATGAATTTGTTGTCTACATTCTTTATTCTAAAAGATTCAAAAAAACTTATACAGGTTTTACTTCTAATTTAATTGAAAGATTTAAATCGCATAATTTTCTTGAAACAAAAGGTTATACACCAAAATTCAGACCATGGATAGTAATTCATGTAGAATTTTTTAATTCTAAAACTGAAGCAATGAAAAGAGAGAAATACCTAAAAACTGGGATTGGAAGAGAGTTTATTAAAAATCTTGTTTTTAAAGTTTAG
- a CDS encoding alpha/beta hydrolase family protein, with product MSRIIYVLALALLISCSTLTKSVGNKSVYSVALDTLTLLDQSRNREIPIAIYKPQTKHPRVVLISHGYSQNEGKPYLAYSDLANFMASKGYFVVSIQHERPTDSLIPEKGIPQIVRRPFWERGADNIMFVINELKKSNPEIDFKHITLLGHSIGGDMTALFPQKYPDIVCKIITFDNRRMALPRTTNPKVYSLRSSDQPADPGVLPTEAEQKKYGITIIKLPNTIHSDMCDNATDKQREEIRDYVLTFLKD from the coding sequence ATGAGTAGAATAATTTACGTTTTGGCATTAGCACTTCTGATAAGTTGCTCAACACTAACAAAATCAGTTGGAAATAAATCGGTATACAGCGTTGCTTTGGACACGTTGACTTTATTAGACCAATCAAGAAACAGAGAAATCCCAATTGCGATTTATAAGCCACAAACTAAGCATCCTAGAGTTGTACTCATTAGTCATGGTTATAGTCAAAACGAAGGCAAACCCTATTTAGCCTATTCAGATCTTGCCAACTTTATGGCGTCAAAAGGGTACTTTGTCGTAAGTATTCAGCACGAACGTCCTACAGATAGTTTAATTCCTGAAAAAGGAATTCCGCAAATTGTAAGACGACCATTTTGGGAGCGAGGGGCAGACAATATTATGTTCGTAATAAACGAATTAAAAAAATCAAATCCTGAAATAGACTTTAAACATATCACACTCTTAGGACACTCAATTGGTGGAGATATGACCGCATTATTCCCTCAAAAATATCCAGACATTGTTTGCAAAATTATTACGTTTGATAATAGGCGTATGGCTTTACCGAGAACAACTAACCCGAAAGTATATTCATTGCGTTCAAGCGACCAACCTGCCGACCCAGGTGTTTTACCTACAGAAGCAGAACAGAAAAAATATGGAATAACGATTATAAAGCTGCCTAACACTATTCACAGCGACATGTGCGATAATGCAACTGATAAGCAACGTGAAGAAATAAGAGATTATGTATTGACGTTTCTGAAGGACTGA
- a CDS encoding DUF6985 domain-containing protein, whose translation MRISEYISTIEFDTFKLYYREFKPFEAKLYDFVDYEQAEIRNDKVLNSIVDNDQNLNLTFTLIASSTSKDELLQCFPLSKNAVFPKRKNAIYNIAILFKNKGILSGGLNIDIRDRIASTINNKEVLLTNENSEKLIELFSKYSCQVSPFYLPPSIPVGEIWRNYEFPFEFFYNPAFETFEARINSGIMCLNFTTAKVEFEVVDNNISAEQIKRIHLIEGNKYKINETLSEYFWESYNQMRGDYGLPELTDIDQLKYFVRVYGFIVPIDEEGPIIISFRTWDEEHGQAVYYYNESRIEFE comes from the coding sequence ATGAGAATTTCAGAATATATATCGACTATTGAGTTTGATACCTTTAAACTATATTATAGAGAATTTAAACCTTTTGAAGCCAAACTTTATGATTTCGTAGATTACGAACAAGCCGAAATACGTAATGATAAAGTTCTAAACTCAATAGTTGACAATGATCAAAATTTAAATCTAACATTTACGCTTATTGCTAGTTCAACATCAAAAGATGAATTATTGCAGTGTTTCCCTTTAAGTAAGAATGCGGTATTTCCGAAAAGAAAAAATGCTATTTATAACATTGCAATTTTATTTAAGAATAAAGGTATTTTAAGCGGTGGATTAAACATTGACATTCGCGACAGGATTGCAAGTACAATCAATAATAAAGAAGTTTTACTGACCAATGAAAATAGCGAAAAACTAATAGAACTGTTTAGTAAATATAGTTGTCAAGTCTCGCCTTTCTATCTTCCGCCATCTATACCAGTCGGAGAAATTTGGAGAAACTATGAGTTCCCATTTGAGTTTTTTTATAATCCAGCATTTGAAACATTTGAAGCTAGAATTAATTCGGGAATAATGTGTTTAAATTTTACGACTGCAAAGGTTGAATTTGAAGTGGTTGATAATAATATTTCTGCCGAACAGATTAAACGAATTCATTTAATTGAGGGTAATAAATATAAAATCAATGAAACATTAAGTGAATATTTTTGGGAAAGTTATAATCAAATGAGAGGTGACTATGGCTTACCAGAACTTACAGACATAGACCAACTTAAATATTTTGTTCGAGTTTATGGTTTTATAGTACCCATTGACGAAGAAGGCCCAATAATTATTTCATTTAGAACTTGGGATGAAGAACACGGTCAGGCAGTATATTACTATAATGAAAGTAGGATAGAATTTGAATAA